The DNA window acaaaataaaagtctcAATAAGGCCGACTGATGCTTATGATGAGATCAAACACAGTCCTGACAGACTATGATGCTGACCCCTCATATCAAAGCATGTAACACACTGAACCTTTTAAAAGCAAACACATTGAATGCATTcctaacaatacaatacaaagagATGAACCAAGATGACGGATGCAGTTGTCAGCTGCTAAGAGGAAGAAGTCTCAGTCAGAGTCGTCTGCGAGGTGTCCGCTGCTATGACAACTGGTCATCTgctgtcactgtgtgtgtgtgtgtgtgtgtgtgtgtatgtgtgtgaaaatgtgtggtTGCAGTGATGGGTGAGAAGAGCAAAAAGTGCTGTTGGGATGGACGGAGCTGACAGAAATGTCAAATCACACACAAGGCAGGCACTTCTTAACAGCATGGGCGCTACTAAATGGGGAGGTGGGGGAGATCAATCCCAACTACAACCAACAGACtggaaaaacagcttttatCCAACAGCTGTAATCTTACTTAATCATCTCAAATTGATATTTTGCACTTCAcaagctccagcatgcctgtgaccctagtgaggatatgcagtatggaaaatggatggatggatggatggatggctcgTCTGTTTACATACAAATGTGCAATACATGGTGATGGGGGTGAGTTTACTTGCCTAACttgctaccaaagacatatttatacgttttttgCGCAAGAGGCACAaacaggtgatgatgcaaccccACAATAGacgtttggtgcagttttaagccaaagAGCTCGGCATGTATCTATGCCTTGTAAAAAGGGAAATTTTGATGCGTGTGCAAACAATAGCCAAAGTGGCAATTGTAAATCATTCATGGTGTTATGGTGTTATGGTGTTATGGTGTTATTCGTAaacaaattgttattttcaatgtaaaacaaccattttgggaggttgtttatgttgttgcatcgtttagacattcattcattcattttctaccgcttatccttacgagggttgcgggggtgctggagtctatctcagctgtcccagctgggcgagaggcggtgtacactctggaatggtcgccagccaatcacagggcacatacagacaaacaaccattcacactcacattcatacctatggacaatttggagtcgccaatgaacctagcatgtttttggaatgtgggaggaaaccggagtacccagagaaaacccacgcatgcagggggagaacatgcaaactccacacagagatggccgagggtggacttgaactcgggtcttctagagtgaggcctgcgtgctcaccactcatccgccgtacAGGCCGTTTAGATATTTTGGTTAAATATAATACATGGCTAAATTCgggtcaaagtgaaagttgtgcttttttttgttcctgCTTTAAGATCATTCCTTACCTCAGAGCCGTTATTATCCGGATTGGAGTTCTCTTCCTCCGCTTCGTGTTCTTGTGtcttcagacaggaagtcttgCTCTTCCCACAGCAGTTCTTTATCTCGTCCTCGCAAAGAGCCTGCAGTCGCTTCATAAACTTGACCTTCCAGGCCAGAAAGTCAGCCTGGACGCTGCCGTTGGCGCTCTTCACCACGTTAGCGTCGCCTTCTCCCCGGGTCATGATGCGAGCGCCGCTAAGCATCCACAGCCACTTGTCCACGTTTTTGCCCACCTGGAGACACAGCGGGAGGTTCATGCCCAatgctcctcctccatcagtGCTTGTTCTCCATATCATTCATCACAAATACGTGACAAAGCACAAAACTGACCGTGTTGTAGTGGCCCACGTAGACAGAGTTGCCCAGCCCAAACACTGCGTATCGAAGGCCTTTCAGGTACGTCTTCCCGTATCGGAAATCCATTGACGCTTCCTCCAACCACTTGCAGAACCACTCGGCGTTATCGGTGGGCTGCCCGTCTGTGTACGTGGCCACCAGGAATACACACACCGACTTACTGGTGCACTGAGTGACAAAAAAACAGGAGATCACAGTGAAGGAAGCCACAAGAAGAAAGAAggaaacaaacagcaaaacaacccccTGCTCAATTAGGTAGCCTTTGTATCAGAGTGCGGCCCATGAAGAGGCTCTTTAATTGGGAATTAAAGCTCCCAGAGGTCAGCCTCGTGACAGCGTTACAGACTCCACCGCCAGTGCCCCCCATGTaggttgagtttgagacccctgatcttgAGGGTGTGATGCCAACACAAACATGAAGGACTGTTCCTCTCTGTCATACAACttgtttatgattatgattCAGAGTCGGTGTCAGATTGAGTGCAGGTTTTTCTGGATCTGCATGCACGCCTTTGCATGCAGACGGTGACAAAGTGGAGTTAAAATGAGGGCTGTAGAAGCCGGTCTCTGTCTCTTAAGCGGTCTTCCTCCATGCATGTGTTATGTTACCTCGTCAGCCAGTTGATCATCTGGATCGTACACCTTCAAGTCGATTTCCTCAGCCGGAAGGCCCAAACTCCTAACATCCTCACATAGATCTTTGGCAAAGCTCTGCAGAGGACAGCGTTTTATTTTGTGTGGCTATTTGGCATCCCAAGCTGTACTGTAGCAGCATTCATACTTTTGCTGTTCCAGTCTGAGAGCCAAAGAAGACTTTGACACCAGACACGTTCCGCTTAGCATATCCTTCGCAATGGTCGTCTTTCTTCACAGCGTTGTGGACACCCAAGAGGCCGACATCGTTTGAGAGGCTTTCCTGAAAACAAGAGATTTTTAAGTCACTTATTTGCAATAATCCCCATGTTACACACATTGCTGCAATCCAGTCACCGGGGAGGGACACGTTACCTTCTTCAGAACCATCTTGAGTAAGAACCAGAGTCCAAAGGCAAGTGCAGCAGCTGTGTACAAGTAGAGCCTGTTGTGCCATATTGCGGTGAAGTAGTTCTCATAGGAACCGTGGGAGGAAAGGGACACTGGAGATACAAATAAATCAAGCCAACACCGGAGGggtatttttaaatcaaattatgTCTTCGGGTGATCTTTTGAGAGTTAGAATTAGGCTGaagttagcatccgttttgggTTCTACTTACGGAAAACAAAACCGACCCGCCCATTTCACTAGCTTAGCGATTCTGTCATCTGCAGGTGATGCAtgtgaaaacatgcaaaaaactaCCATCAAAAACGAAATAAAGGCACTCTGAAAGGTTAATGTTTTCTTCGACCATTTTAAACTGCATTGGGGTCAAAAAAAGAGTAAAGGTGAGGTCATCCGCTGCAAATAAATGAAAGGTTAAGTCTAACTAGCAACGTTAACTGTGTGTTGCTAACACAACAATAGTTCCGGGCTGAGGCAAACGATTAAATAAACTCACCTTTGGGGTTTGAGGTCGTCGCAACCGCCCCGAAAAGTAGCACGAAGGTGATAAAGGTCTGCATCACTGTAAATGGATTGTTTGAGCACGACATTTAAAGTCTCTGCTGGCGGTTCTTGAGAGGCAGCATGGTGTTTGGCCGAGGTGCACCCTGGGAGATGTAGTTCTTATGACAATGCTATGTCGTCGCCAGAGTGATACGCCGAAGTATACCGCCACCTACCGTGTGGGAACAAGAATTGGGTTGAATTTGCACAGAAAGTCAACGGTTTTACACAAGTTGTCGATCATTTAGAATtttcaaatacatttaatatattacattgtatatataatgtataattatataaGTGCAATCTTATTATTCACCGAGCTACCACAGTTCTGTAGCTTAAGATAACTTCTCATTGAAGTACAGACACAAAGTGTTAGACAGAAGCTCAAGGCCAACACATTAAAATATGttattcatataaaataaaataatttgttaaatTATACTAACACATATATTCATGACAACATTGATCAAAGCACTCAGCAGCAAGTTTATTTTTCAAAGGACTGATGTAAAACCAGTATGTTTCATTGCTAGAAAAGTTGTGACAAAGTACCACTTTAAAAAATTTCCCAGAGCCTCAAAACTTGCACGTGACATCTTCACCAGTATGGTCAATAAAACTTTACATTCATGCTGCCAAGAGAAACGGTAGTAGACACATTGTTAAGAAGCGACTATTAGTTGTATTTGATCAGGACATGTTTCATTTCAGTCTTAAATAAACATTCACGTCATCGAGTCACCCAGCACGTACCATCATTGTGAAGCATCATTTCAACATTACAATGAAAACAAGCTTCCAGTAAGTTCCCAGGGTAGAAATGACATTATCATAATCAGATACTTCTTGAATGTTGCCTTAAAAGGTGTTTAGCAATGTCATAAAGTCAAAAAGAGTGCAAATACATCAAATTTTCTTTGAATGACCATCACTGTGATCATTAATGGCTGTGGATGGTAGAAGTAGTCACATGACCACAGTTTTGTGGTCTAAGTGGAAGGAGGGCAGTGGTATTTCCTAATGTAAACACTACATTGActtcaaacacacaaacacacacgcaatgTACAGAAACATGCAAATAAGCGGATGACATCACAGGGCTCTGAAGCGTTTCGCTCACTTCCCCATCATCGTCTGCATCGTCAGAACCATTTGCGCACCCGGACGTGCAGTGGACTCCGCTTCCGCTGAGACACCAGCAACCTATCACATGGCTCGCTGCCGCAGAGCCCCGCCCTCgctgtttgttttgctgcccgTCACGTCGCCGTTGCCCGGCAGCAGGGGAGTGAACTCTGTAAACAAATCATTTGAACGTCTGTCTGTAACCTTTCACAGTAAAATGTCCTGATCAGAATCTCACCTTTCATTTCAGTTGCCATTTTACTGTCGGCACCTGTGCTGGGGCTCGTCGAGTTGTTCTCGGACAACCCTTCTGCATCTATGACAAGCTGATCGGGTTTGGCCGTGGCTTCGGGGGCTTTTCTATAATCCACAGAGTCCATCTTGACCAGACAGAGCGTCTGCAGCAGACCCATGGCATCAAAGTCCTCCCCAGAGCATTCTCCTCCTTTCTTCAGCAACTCCAGCACCTACCACCGATAGCAAtaacatgatttatttattctgtCCCGTTGAGCAACGAATGCGGTAGCGTACAATAACACACCTTCATGTACTTGTACGACTTGAGTTCACTGATGTTCTCCTCCAGGAAGAGCACATACAGAGACAGGTCGTCCCACTGGCCGCTCGGGTTGGGCAGGACGCTCACTGTAGGCAGTGATTGGTAGGTTTCCAGGAAGTGTGCGTACCCGTGACAAAGGAGTGGGCGGAGGCTGGCGTAGAAGACCACGGGGATCAGCGCAGCAAAGATGATCAGGTTGACGAGGCTGGGAGGAAAGAGACAAGGGGTGTGTTCCAAATCGTTCACTTCTATAGTATGTACAGTAATCACTCGTttgttgtggttaattggtaccTGACTCACTTaatcgtgataagtgaatttccgcaaagtaggattcctcattgataaatgtaatattttcgtagttagagcatagaaaaccttctagaTTAAAGCCCTCCagccattaaataacaccccaattCACCTATTCACTCGTATTAACCAATGTAAAGGAGTATAGATTgatgtagtatttatttatgtaggcataaaaagatcaaataagccATTGAGGACATTAGActtgctttgtgtgtgttgctgtaaatgtgcttCAGTGATAggggagacaggaagtgacgtcaggggttcagagttgagttttggcTTGGCGTGACGGCCACAACcctagggattattgtgcctgttgggatgtcattcaaagctgcagtaAAATCCTGTTATTCTGAtaatcaaatctggtgcttgtgtgtctcatccaacattactgacacctagtgaccagtgtagaatactacatatcatcacaacatctttgaatgcaccttctGAATGACTTGtagttgtattttagttaattatgatgtttgaaaatgcttaatttaggcaacaaatgtataaaatggACTCCAGTCCTAGTGATGGTGCAGCAAAAGGTACAAGCTTTTTCCAACACAACGGCATCTGCTGGATTGCATTGCGATCTGGGAGCTAAGCAGATTGCTTCTGAATCGCAACTATCATTTTTTATGGCAAtctcaaaacacaaaacatactTTCCGTTGGGCGGCGACAAAATACAACTGACAACCCAACCATAGCAACTACCACTCACATACCTGAGCAGCGTGAAGACTCCCACAGCGATGAGCTTACACTGCACCTTGTCGGGGACGGTGGAGTCGTTAGCGAGCAGGCCCACTCTCAGCGTGCAGCCAAAGTCGTCGGTGAGAGACGCCAGGCGGAGGTAGTAGGCCAGGTAGAGGCAGGCGCACAGCAGCGTGGCTAGCGTCAGGCCGCGGCACAGCAGGTAACGAAGCAGCAGCACCCGCGAGCATCGCTTGGTCATCAGGAACTTCTCCACCAGCGGGTAGTTGAAGCAGCCCTCAGTGGGGTCGCTAACCAAGAGACAACTGTTATGCTACGGGTTCTTGGAGGAGACCAGGAAGACCGCTCTACCTGTCTGCACCCTGCACTCCTGTGGTGGTCATCCGCTTTGCCAGCGTGACGGCGCGATTGTAACAGCGGTCTAACTCCTCCATGATGAAGCCCAGGTCCGACTGCAGGAGCGGCGCTGAAGAAAATCTCCAGAACAAGGCCGGCGTGTACGTCAGCATCGCCACCAGCAGCAGGATGTACGGGAAGAACTGGACAGGAGGCACAGTGAACCTTATTCAGACAATCCAGATAAGAACagtggtgtgtgtgtaccttgtgCAGCCATAGGGggagcgtgtgcgtgtgcacggaGGCCCAGCAGTACGAGTCGACGTACGCCGCCTGTCGCCAGGAGAAGTTGGTGGGAGCAAAGCAGCTGATCTGAGTGCCTGAAATAATCAGACAGAAAAACCACCTGACATACTCATGCTCCTCAAACAATTTCATGTGCGCAGGAGTCCCGTGTGAGATGCTCACCGACAGAGACTTCCTGAGCAAAGGCCAGCGAGATGAGGAGTAGGGGGAGGCCCACAGCCACGCACGTCACCATTTTGTCCACCGCCAGCTCGGTGCGGACACTGCGGTATCGAGCCTGGTTGGGATCCTTCAGCAGAAAGTCGCTGAACACATACTCTGTGGCCGCGTGGGCGATGGCCATGTTGCCGCTTTAAGTTCACCTGCAGAGGCATGGCAAGAGACATCCTAGATGGCCACTTCTTAGACAACCTACACACATATTTAAAGTTGCCAGACATGATACTGGCCTGCAAGACTTGCTTAATTTGGCTCATGACTTGAGGTTTAGCCATCACATGAAGGACAGTGTGTGTGGGATTTTTAGCATCCCACTTCCTTAAATTCTGGAATATGAGGTATCTATTTCATTCTAACATCATTGATTTAATCAATTTTCAGTTATACATCACAACAAAATGATGTATTACACGGGTGCAGCatgaaatataacaaaaatcaatgaatatattccatgtatttgtaCAAAGTATGAGTCGTTCgcgtacattaaaaaaatgaatgtgccCATAATGGAACTAAGAAGAGTAGCGCAGTGCTCAGAGCCAGCAGCTGTCACAGAAATGAGCTACACCTCTcaattgtcatttatttgtatCATCTTAATAGTCAACATGCTTCCTGTATTCTAAAACCAGCCACCGGTCGTTCTTCCCCATATAAATGACTTATAAACAGCACAACAGTTCATATACTATAGATATTTAGAGCAGACACGATTGAGCATGTCTCTGGCATGCTGGTCTCCATCACCGCATTGCATCTGCAGCTGTCTGGTTGCgggttaaaaataaaatccagTCCAAAACAACCAGGCTTCCCGAACTGTAAACAGACTTCTTTGTTCAGCAAGAGTGGCGCTTTGCAATGTTTACCAAGAGCTCCACATTCACTAACAGCGCTGCACAAGTATATTGAATTATGTCACAGCGTGATGTCACCACTTAAATTGGCAGAGACCAATCACAAAAATACGGGACTGTAATGTTTAATTCTGCAGAGCGTGCAAGTAAGTTGGTTTCACCTCAACTCAATTAactctttactttactttttaaaaaaaagtaaagattCGGTGATGATGAATTCTTAAAAAGTAGCCCGATTAGATGATTctaatgaaaacaaaagcagGATAATGAAATATAACTCACCTTGGTTCTTTACACGCCGTTTTCTACCGTGACATGACTGAATTGGCGCAAGCTTGGCGACAAAAAGGATGACTCGATGCGATTTCACTTAAATCATAAGGCAGCAGAGGCATTCAACTGGTGGAACAAAAGACAACTTTTATAAAGAATCCACTTCCCGTCGGGACAAAACCACTTCCGGCATTATTGACGCTGATGCCTCCAAGGAACTCGTGTCGGCTCGGATTTCTCACAATGTTGCCTTCATGTTAGTTGGGGGCAAATCGAAACAGGTTCTCGGCTATATTGTTTTAATCAGAGTAGTTTGGTGTCGTTGGTGTATTGCGCTACAAATTAACTGTTACTTTAACGTCGAAAAAAAGTTAAGATTTGTTTGGGGGCTTTCGTTTAATCAAATCTGTGCTTGGTGAATCGGCCCAGTAGGGGCGCTAAAGTACAGAAGTACAGAAGGTACCATTGTACCTACAACATCAACGAAAAACAAGTAAGCTTAACACCGCTTACAATTTACATCCAATAATACTCTCCCTAGCAAATACTTAGTAGAACCAACTTTTGTTGTTATAAAGCATTGCCTTTAACCCAATCTGCATGCAGCCTCCTATCTTTGCTTCGTTGTGTAAGTTTGCCTAAAGAAAACCAAAACCATGTTTAACTGCTGCTGGTGTTATATCGCGATAAATTCAAGTAGAGTCCAAACAAGTTACTGTCACAAACCAAGACAATTGCCGGAAATATGAAAAGCGGTTTGGGCACTAACATACAAATAACCTCACTGGGACGTAGCGTGGATATTGTGCACACATGTGAGCTTATCAAATACAAatttacaatatatacagtagtacTGGCGTAATAGTGATATTCTAGAAGCTTTATTTTTACGTTCCGGTGTCATGTATAGAGTGAGTGCTTTTATATTGAAATGCTTACCCGGAAATAAGACGACCTCTCTCAGCGCAGCCTTGATGACAGCACTGCTTCAAGCTCCCCATTCATTCCTTTCACTCGCATCCCAGCAGCGGCCCTCCCCTCCCGCTTCTCTCCGCCTGGAAAGATGGCTGCTCCGGCGCTGGTGAGAAGCTCCGAGCCGGCGCTGTGCCCGAGCTTCGCGGAGGTCTGCTCATTTCTGGAACGCTACGGAGCGGCCCTCGACCTGCCCGAGATGACTTTCCCACAGATGGAGGGCTACCTGCGCGACAAGACGACAGGTGAGAGGCTGGTTAGTGGCGGAGCGAAGAAGTGGCGGAAAGCTGCGACACTCGGagcctggaggaggagaaggaggggggCACCATCAGCACTATCATCGCGATGATGGTGAGGGTGATGAAGATATGTGTGGCCCTGCTGAACATCACCAGCTACTGCAGCTCGCTAATAAAGCTTTCAGCACGTTATATGGACACAACACAGTGTTCGCCTCCATTGGTTATCCGCCATCTGAGAGACGAACACTAACATTTATTGCTAGTTTACAAGTTTGCACCAGGAGGAAGCGTCGCTGGCTAACACAAAGCTAGCACCCAAAGCATTACATTCTTTGTCGTGGGGGAGGAAGCTAATGGGCTAAAGTTAGTGGAAAATTGGGTCCAGTGCGTGAGTAAGGTTTGGCATAACATTTAAGAGGCCTGGGTAGAGTcatgttgttgatgttgtgaAGGAGACCACGAATGTGATCGTGAAGGTAGCCATGATGCAGCCTGTTAGCTCTCAGCCTTGTCAGGTGGACTTCTTCTTTACTGCCAACAGAACTTGCAGTAATATTCCGCAAACAGACAAGTTAATGTAACTATTTATACGTTACTGGACATTATAAGTAAAATAAGTGTCACTGCTAAGCTACAGTAGCAGCCAAAACAGCGGATGTTAATTTGTGGCTGTCAAATGTGCACATGCGCAGTATGGCCTCTTAGCTGTTTGCTAGCTCGAGAAGTTAGCAAGATGCTGAGACTAACTATAATATGCGTTTATCGCGTTTTAGCTGGTGTTGGCGTTTAAAGTACACTCTTTTCAGCTTTGATAACATCTGAAGATACTCAAGCTTCCACTTAAATTCTTCCGCACACTATTAACTCCATTTTGCAGTGTAAATTGATGAATTTTTCGGCGTAAGAACGGTGTGACGCCGTAACAGATTACGACACTATTTACGACAGTTGTTTCTTATTGTTGCCGTAGAAGGAAGTCAACAACAGAAATTAATAAGTTAATAAACTAAGCGTTCTCTTCACATGCGCTTTCACAGATAGGCTTGTATTTTGCAGTAAGACTCTGGTCGCCATTCTAGTTATA is part of the Doryrhamphus excisus isolate RoL2022-K1 chromosome 8, RoL_Dexc_1.0, whole genome shotgun sequence genome and encodes:
- the LOC131135037 gene encoding pannexin-1-like, producing the protein MAIAHAATEYVFSDFLLKDPNQARYRSVRTELAVDKMVTCVAVGLPLLLISLAFAQEVSVGTQISCFAPTNFSWRQAAYVDSYCWASVHTHTLPLWLHKFFPYILLLVAMLTYTPALFWRFSSAPLLQSDLGFIMEELDRCYNRAVTLAKRMTTTGVQGADSDPTEGCFNYPLVEKFLMTKRCSRVLLLRYLLCRGLTLATLLCACLYLAYYLRLASLTDDFGCTLRVGLLANDSTVPDKVQCKLIAVGVFTLLSLVNLIIFAALIPVVFYASLRPLLCHGYAHFLETYQSLPTVSVLPNPSGQWDDLSLYVLFLEENISELKSYKYMKVLELLKKGGECSGEDFDAMGLLQTLCLVKMDSVDYRKAPEATAKPDQLVIDAEGLSENNSTSPSTGADSKMATEMKEFTPLLPGNGDVTGSKTNSEGGALRQRAM